The Doryrhamphus excisus isolate RoL2022-K1 chromosome 1, RoL_Dexc_1.0, whole genome shotgun sequence genome includes a window with the following:
- the camk1a gene encoding calcium/calmodulin-dependent protein kinase type 1: protein MPLGEDGNGWKKKTSDIKEYYDFKEVLGTGAFSEVLLAEEKRTQRLVAIKCIPKKALEGKENNVENEIAVLHRIKHPNIVSLEDIFESTSHLYLVMQLVSGGELFDRIVEKGFYTERDASQLIRQILDAVKYLHDMGIVHRDLKPENLLYYSMDEDSKIMISDFGLSKIEGAGSVMSTACGTPGYVAPEVLAQKPYSKAVDCWSIGVISYILLCGYPPFYDENDAKLFEQILKAEYEFDSPYWDDISDSAKDFICHMMEKDPLKRYTCEQALQHPWICGDTALDKNIHESVSAQIKKNFAKSKWKQAFNATAVVRHMRRLQLGTSVEGPSQITPTSPCHGLLLPEEEEDEELGNGEEERLSHYSDGRRGSADGSTDRDSLRSCTYCCRPASRI from the exons GGGCGCCTTCTCTGAGGTGCTGCTCGCCGAGGAGAAGAGAACCCAGAGGCTAGTGGCCATCAAGTGCATCCCAAAGAAAGCTCTGGAAGGCAAAGAGAACAATGTGGAGAACGAGATCGCCGTACTACACAG AATCAAGCACCCTAACATCGTCTCGCTGGAGGACATCTTTGAAAGCACATCTCATCTGTACCTCGTCATGCAGCT TGTATCAGGCGGCGAGCTGTTCGACAGGATTGTGGAGAAGGGCTTCTACACGGAGAGAGACGCCAGCCAGCTCATCCGCCAGATCTTGGACGCAGTCAAATATCTCCACGATATGGGGATTGTGCACAGAGACTTGAAG CCGGAGAATTTGCTGTATTACAGCATGGACGAAGACTCCAAGATCATGATCAGTGATTTCGGCTTGTCCAAGATCGAAGGAGCCGGCAGCGTCATGTCCACGGCTTGCGGTACTCCTGGATACGTGG CTCCGGAGGTCCTCGCCCAGAAACCGTATAGCAAAGCCGTGGATTGCTGGTCCATAGGAGTCATTTCGTATATTCT ATTGTGTGGCTATCCTCCGTTTTACGACGAGAACGACGCCAAGCTGTTTGAGCAGATCCTGAAGGCGGAGTACGAATTTGACTCTCCCTACTGGGATGACATCTCCGACTCAG CCAAAGACTTCATCTGCCACATGATGGAGAAGGATCCTCTGAAAAGATACACGTGTGAGCAGGCACTGCAGCATCCATG GATCTGTGGGGACACGGCTCTGGACAAGAACATCCACGAATCCGTCAGCGCTCAAATCAAGAAGAACTTTGCCAAAAGCAAATGGAAG CAAGCATTCAACGCCACGGCGGTGGTGCGCCACATGCGTAGGTTGCAGCTGGGGACCAGCGTGGAGGGACCCAGTCAGATCACTCCCACCAGCCCCTGCCATGGACTTCTGCTgcctgaagaggaggaggatgaggagttAGGGAACGGCGAGGAAGAGCGCT TGTCCCACTACAGCGACGGGCGGCGTGGAAGCGCCGACGGCAGCACGGACCGGGACAGCCTGAGGAGCTGCACCTACTGCTGCAGGCCGGCCAGTCGCATCTGA